DNA from Streptomyces sp. NBC_01260:
TCACGCAGCCGGACCTGGCAGGTCGGCAAGGCGCGCGAGCTGCTCCTGGAGCACCGCTCACCGGACACGCCCGTGGTCCTCGGCCGGGATGTCGGCGGACCGGCCGAGAGCGTACGCACCGTACGTCTGGCCGATCTCGACCCGGCCGAGGTCGACATGCGCACGATCCTGATCGTCGGTTCCTCGCAGACGCGCTGGGTGCGGCGCGGTGACGGGCAGCAGATCGTCTGGACGCCACGCCGCTACCCGGAGGGCTGAGTCCGCGGCGGCCTCCGGCTACGGCCCGCAGCCGACGTGCCCGCGCAGCCAGGCGAGGGCCAGCGCGGGGGTGGCGGCCACCGCCACTGACCCGGGAACCGGTGGGCGGCGCACCACGATCACCGGGATCCGTGCCTCGCGGGCCGCGACGAGCTTGGGGGCGGTGGCGGCGCCGCCGCTGTCCTTCGTGACGAGAACGTCGATGCGGTGACGGCGGATCAGCTCACGCTCCCCTTCGAGAGCGAACGGGCCCCGGTCGAGCAGGACCTCCATCCGGGCCGGGTACGGGGGCTCCGGCGCGTCCACCGACCGCATCAGGAACCACAGCTCGTCCAGCCCGGCGAAGGCGGCCAGCCCCATGCGCCCGGTGGTGAGGAACACGCGCCGCCCTCGCGCGGGCAGCGCCCGTGCCGCCTCGTCCAGGGAACCGACCGGGTGCCAGTCGTCGCCCTCGCCGGGCACCCAGCCGGGGCGGCGCAGCGCCAGCAGGGGAACATGGGCAGCCGCAGCGGCTGTCGCCGCGTTGAAACTGATCGTCCCGGCGAAAGGATGGGTGGCGTCGATGAGCGCGTCCACCTGGTGCGTACGCAACCAAGCGGCAAGTCCGTCGGCGCCGCCGAAACCGCCGATGCGCACCTCGCCCGGGGGAAGTCTCGGGCCGGCCACCCGCCCGGCGAGCGAGCTGGTCACCTTGGCCCCGCCGGGAAGTTCCGCCACCAGGAGCCCGGCGAGGCGACGGGCCTCCGTGGTCCCGCCGAGTACGAGTACGTGCATCGAGTCCATCCATGGGTGAGGCGAAGGGCGGGCGCAGCGCCCAACTCAAACACACCGGTCTGCGGCCCGGCTGGACGACCGGTGCCTGCGCGACCGCGGCAGCCACGGCCGCGTACACGGCCCTGCTGACCGGGGACTTCCCCGACCCGGTCACCATCACCCTCCCCCGGGGCCAGACCCCGGCCTTCGCCCTGTCGGTGGAGGAGCTGGCCGAGGGGCGGGCGACAGCCGGCGTGGTCAAGGACGCCGGGGACGACCC
Protein-coding regions in this window:
- a CDS encoding cobalt-precorrin-6A reductase, with protein sequence MHVLVLGGTTEARRLAGLLVAELPGGAKVTSSLAGRVAGPRLPPGEVRIGGFGGADGLAAWLRTHQVDALIDATHPFAGTISFNAATAAAAAHVPLLALRRPGWVPGEGDDWHPVGSLDEAARALPARGRRVFLTTGRMGLAAFAGLDELWFLMRSVDAPEPPYPARMEVLLDRGPFALEGERELIRRHRIDVLVTKDSGGAATAPKLVAAREARIPVIVVRRPPVPGSVAVAATPALALAWLRGHVGCGP